A DNA window from Anaerocolumna sp. AGMB13020 contains the following coding sequences:
- a CDS encoding carbohydrate-binding family 9-like protein: MKPVRIPIPSVGFNPPVYPCRRAVEPFTLDGRLDKPFWETAPYTDPFIDIEGEHKPAPRFRTQVKMLWDDENLYIGASLEGNEIWGTVNERDAVIFQDNDFEIFIDPDSDTHQYYEFEMNALNTVWDLFLPAAYRDKGNALNGYDIQGLRTAVYVDGRVNDPSAPNKSWSAEVVIPFASIIECLPHKRAPQNGEYYRLNFSRVHWKTDILEGSYRKCTEPVTGNLLPEDNWVLAPTGVINIHYPELWAFVFFTGTTEDETSCIIPEDEYRKWELRKLYYAQNIYLDLNGCYTSQLKELTLILEHYSPNDINRCVKAFPYKIETTSHTFEISCPSAHPDKTVIIYSNGKTEIR; this comes from the coding sequence ATGAAACCTGTAAGAATTCCAATACCGTCAGTGGGTTTTAATCCTCCGGTTTACCCTTGCCGCAGAGCTGTAGAACCCTTTACCCTGGACGGAAGACTGGATAAACCTTTTTGGGAAACTGCTCCCTATACTGATCCTTTTATCGATATTGAAGGAGAACATAAGCCTGCACCCAGATTCAGAACCCAGGTCAAAATGCTGTGGGATGATGAGAATCTGTACATAGGTGCAAGTCTTGAAGGAAATGAAATATGGGGTACTGTGAATGAGAGAGATGCCGTAATCTTTCAGGACAATGATTTCGAGATCTTTATCGACCCGGATTCCGACACCCACCAGTATTATGAATTTGAAATGAACGCTTTGAATACCGTATGGGACCTCTTTCTCCCCGCTGCTTACAGAGATAAAGGAAATGCTCTCAATGGTTATGATATCCAGGGCCTACGTACCGCCGTATATGTCGACGGCCGCGTAAATGATCCGTCTGCTCCAAATAAAAGCTGGTCTGCGGAAGTTGTTATCCCTTTCGCATCTATCATCGAATGCCTGCCCCATAAACGTGCTCCCCAAAACGGTGAATACTACCGTCTTAATTTTTCCCGTGTGCACTGGAAGACCGATATCCTAGAGGGCAGCTACCGAAAGTGTACGGAACCTGTAACCGGAAATCTCCTGCCGGAAGACAACTGGGTCTTAGCCCCCACAGGAGTGATCAACATACATTATCCTGAATTATGGGCTTTTGTATTTTTTACAGGAACAACGGAAGACGAAACCTCCTGTATTATTCCGGAAGACGAGTACCGAAAATGGGAATTAAGAAAACTCTATTATGCCCAGAATATCTATCTGGATTTAAACGGCTGTTATACCTCGCAGCTGAAGGAGCTTACTTTAATTCTTGAACACTATTCTCCCAATGACATAAACCGTTGTGTAAAAGCATTTCCTTACAAAATAGAAACGACTTCTCATACCTTTGAGATTTCCTGCCCCTCCGCTCATCCTGATAAAACTGTTATAATTTACTCCAATGGAAAAACTGAAATACGTTAA
- a CDS encoding LacI family DNA-binding transcriptional regulator, with translation MKKITLQKIANSLGVSRTTVWKVFSGQEGVSAELRNRIINKAQELNYIFPVNFDTSSVMDASTAVSASSEEPSANIAVAVCRPETSIFWMTIIHQIAKELSHHNVNLVYTYLPSTVSANYTLPVSLTNGSTNGIIIMNVYDTQLLRLLAATPVPKVFLDTSALVPPAELNGDLILTENRTGISAITEHLIQKGRKSFAFIGDINYAHSNYERFEGFQNTLLRHGLSYNQKLSLTGAIGIDTYKEEIGAFLDTLPHLPEAFVCANDYVACILMQLLLKRGIRIPEDIALSGFDANTENPLAENLTTVQVFNQNIGFRLALQILYRIKYPDVPHEIIYITSKVIFRRSTGDS, from the coding sequence ATGAAAAAGATAACCCTGCAAAAAATTGCAAATTCCCTTGGTGTTTCCCGTACTACGGTATGGAAAGTATTTAGCGGACAGGAAGGCGTCTCTGCTGAGCTTCGAAACAGAATCATTAACAAAGCACAGGAACTGAACTATATTTTTCCGGTGAACTTTGATACTTCATCTGTTATGGATGCTTCTACAGCTGTTTCCGCCTCTTCAGAGGAGCCTTCAGCAAATATTGCTGTTGCCGTATGCCGACCGGAGACCTCCATCTTCTGGATGACCATTATACATCAAATTGCCAAGGAGCTTTCCCACCACAATGTCAACCTGGTTTATACCTATCTGCCTTCCACTGTCAGCGCCAATTATACCCTTCCTGTATCTCTCACAAATGGCAGCACCAACGGAATTATTATCATGAATGTCTACGATACCCAATTGCTTCGATTACTTGCAGCCACTCCTGTTCCCAAGGTATTTCTGGATACCTCGGCTTTAGTTCCCCCTGCAGAGTTGAATGGAGATTTGATTTTAACTGAAAACCGTACAGGAATTTCTGCCATAACGGAGCACCTGATACAAAAGGGACGTAAATCTTTTGCTTTTATTGGCGATATCAACTACGCCCACTCAAATTATGAACGATTCGAGGGTTTTCAGAATACCTTGCTCCGTCATGGTCTTTCCTATAACCAGAAACTAAGCCTTACAGGTGCAATAGGTATCGATACCTACAAAGAAGAGATCGGAGCCTTTCTTGATACCCTTCCTCATTTGCCGGAGGCTTTCGTCTGTGCAAATGACTATGTGGCATGTATATTGATGCAACTGCTGCTTAAGCGTGGAATCCGTATACCGGAAGACATTGCTCTTTCCGGTTTTGACGCGAATACAGAGAATCCTCTGGCAGAAAATCTGACCACGGTACAGGTATTTAATCAGAATATCGGCTTTCGCCTGGCTCTCCAGATTTTATACCGGATTAAATACCCAGACGTTCCCCATGAGATCATTTATATAACCTCCAAAGTTATCTTCCGGCGTTCTACCGGAGATTCGTAA
- a CDS encoding copper homeostasis protein CutC, with product MKEFILEVCADSVESVLAGEQGGATRVELCGNLIIGGTTPSPKLFEEIRGHSTIPIHVLIRPRFGDFCYTEYEYSIMKEEVRMFRELGAEGVVIGILKPEGTLNMEAMYGLLSEAEGMSATLHRAFDMCADPLKELEQAISLEMDTILTSGQKNLCMQGTALLKELKEKSQERICIQAGGGVNAGVIPTLYRVSGVKAYHMSGKAVLESAMSYRKPEVNMGLPSFSEYTVYRTSEEEIRKARQVLENLQEDTQT from the coding sequence ATGAAGGAGTTTATACTAGAAGTATGTGCAGATTCTGTGGAATCTGTACTGGCAGGTGAGCAGGGCGGAGCCACAAGAGTTGAATTATGCGGAAATCTAATAATTGGAGGAACAACTCCAAGCCCCAAATTATTTGAAGAGATTCGAGGGCACAGTACCATACCAATTCATGTACTGATACGGCCCAGGTTTGGAGATTTCTGTTATACGGAATACGAATATTCCATCATGAAAGAAGAGGTCAGGATGTTTCGGGAGTTGGGTGCCGAAGGAGTAGTAATCGGTATATTAAAACCCGAGGGAACTTTGAATATGGAGGCAATGTATGGATTGTTGTCTGAGGCTGAAGGGATGTCTGCTACATTGCACCGGGCGTTCGATATGTGTGCAGATCCCCTGAAAGAGCTGGAACAGGCCATAAGTCTGGAAATGGATACCATTCTTACCTCTGGACAGAAAAATCTATGTATGCAAGGAACAGCTCTTCTAAAAGAACTGAAGGAAAAGAGTCAGGAAAGAATCTGTATTCAGGCAGGAGGAGGCGTTAATGCCGGTGTGATTCCCACCCTCTACCGGGTATCCGGTGTAAAGGCCTATCATATGTCTGGTAAGGCTGTACTGGAAAGTGCTATGAGCTACCGGAAACCAGAGGTGAATATGGGACTTCCTTCTTTCAGTGAGTATACAGTTTATCGTACCAGTGAGGAAGAAATCAGAAAAGCCAGACAGGTACTTGAGAACTTACAGGAGGATACTCAGACGTAA
- a CDS encoding alpha-amylase family glycosyl hydrolase has product MNHELYHSKRRFTRKAAALMAAMFFAVAAVLYGTFNYAIVSSATSVQDTDVTNKASFSTDVIYQIVTDRFYDGDTSNNPTGAVFDTGDLTKYHGGDWQGIIDKIEDGYLTGLGVTALWISSPVQNITVIDGSNDNASYHGYWGKDYFKTNAAFGSFSDFTELVSVAHANGIKIVIDFVPNHTSTAVYGEDGALYRNGSLISTYTNDAQGIFNHEKEWSDYSTIENGIYHSIWGLSDLNQQNSTVDTYMKDAINLWLELGVDGIRVDAVKHMSLGWQKNWLSSIYSKEGVFTFGEWYYGGTTNDKDFSNFTNNSGMSLLDFRFANAVRNALGSKTGSMLDISKVVADTSTDFKEVNDQVTFMDSHDMSRFMTLSGNNARAVENAYVLLLTSRGVPNIYYGTEQYLTGAEDPYNRGDMTSFHTSSTAYQVISRIAPLRKSNPALAYGSTQERWTNSDVFIYERQFGNSVVLTAVNRSSTTGYDITGLYTNLPAGTYDDVMQGLLGGNSITVAGNKSVGTFNLAPGESAVWQYTSTSAATPVIGNVDPNMGKAGNVVTITGEGFGALTGSVKFGTAAAVVNSWSDTIIKVTVPTVTAGNYNVSITTSDGLPSTPYDGFEVLTGDQVSVRFKVNNATTSWGTGVYLVGSCYELGNWDPARAIGPIYNATATIGAYPTWFMDVNVPAGKTIEYKFIKKDSTGNVTWESGANHSVTTPASGTATVTVNWQ; this is encoded by the coding sequence ATGAATCATGAGTTATATCATTCAAAGAGAAGATTTACACGGAAAGCGGCAGCTCTTATGGCTGCAATGTTTTTTGCTGTTGCTGCCGTATTATATGGTACTTTTAACTACGCAATTGTTTCCTCGGCTACCTCCGTACAGGATACGGATGTAACCAACAAGGCAAGTTTTTCCACCGATGTAATCTATCAGATAGTTACGGATCGTTTTTATGATGGGGACACATCCAATAATCCCACCGGTGCGGTTTTTGATACCGGAGATTTAACTAAGTATCATGGAGGTGACTGGCAGGGTATCATTGATAAGATTGAAGACGGTTATCTGACCGGACTTGGTGTTACGGCACTCTGGATATCCTCTCCGGTGCAGAATATCACGGTAATTGACGGCTCTAATGATAATGCCTCCTATCACGGATATTGGGGAAAAGATTATTTTAAGACAAATGCTGCCTTTGGATCATTTAGTGATTTCACAGAACTGGTATCAGTAGCCCATGCAAATGGTATCAAGATTGTCATCGATTTTGTGCCAAATCATACTTCTACTGCGGTATATGGCGAGGACGGAGCCTTGTACCGGAACGGCAGCCTGATAAGCACTTACACCAATGATGCACAGGGGATATTTAACCATGAAAAGGAATGGTCTGATTACAGCACCATTGAAAATGGAATCTATCACAGTATTTGGGGACTATCTGACCTGAATCAGCAGAACAGCACGGTAGACACTTATATGAAGGATGCTATAAATCTGTGGCTCGAGCTTGGAGTTGACGGTATCCGTGTTGATGCCGTAAAGCATATGTCCCTTGGCTGGCAGAAGAACTGGCTCAGCAGTATCTATTCCAAGGAAGGTGTTTTTACTTTCGGGGAATGGTATTACGGCGGAACCACAAATGATAAGGACTTTTCGAATTTTACAAATAATTCAGGCATGAGCCTGCTGGATTTCAGATTCGCCAATGCAGTCCGTAATGCCCTGGGCAGCAAGACCGGTTCCATGCTTGATATCAGTAAGGTGGTTGCCGATACCAGTACGGACTTTAAAGAAGTCAATGATCAGGTGACCTTTATGGACAGCCATGACATGAGCCGGTTTATGACCTTATCGGGTAACAATGCAAGAGCAGTGGAGAATGCATATGTCCTGCTTCTGACCTCTCGTGGGGTACCGAATATTTATTATGGAACGGAACAGTATCTGACCGGTGCGGAAGATCCGTATAACCGGGGAGATATGACTTCCTTTCATACTTCTTCAACGGCTTATCAGGTAATCAGCAGGATTGCCCCTTTACGTAAATCCAATCCGGCACTTGCTTACGGCTCGACGCAGGAGCGTTGGACCAACAGTGATGTATTTATTTATGAAAGGCAATTCGGGAACAGTGTGGTACTGACCGCTGTTAATCGCTCCAGTACCACCGGTTATGATATAACGGGTTTATATACCAATCTTCCCGCTGGTACCTATGATGATGTCATGCAGGGATTGTTGGGAGGCAACAGTATTACCGTTGCAGGTAACAAGTCAGTAGGAACTTTTAACCTGGCACCAGGTGAATCCGCAGTATGGCAGTATACTTCAACCAGTGCAGCCACACCTGTTATAGGAAATGTGGACCCCAACATGGGCAAAGCCGGTAATGTGGTAACCATAACAGGAGAAGGATTTGGTGCTTTGACAGGATCTGTTAAGTTCGGTACCGCTGCTGCAGTTGTGAATTCCTGGTCGGATACGATTATTAAGGTAACCGTTCCTACTGTAACTGCCGGAAATTACAATGTTTCAATAACAACCTCCGACGGACTTCCAAGTACCCCCTATGATGGTTTTGAGGTCTTGACCGGAGATCAGGTATCTGTAAGATTTAAGGTTAATAATGCGACGACCTCCTGGGGAACGGGAGTATATCTTGTGGGAAGCTGCTATGAACTTGGTAACTGGGACCCTGCCAGGGCTATCGGTCCCATCTACAATGCAACGGCAACCATAGGAGCATATCCAACCTGGTTCATGGATGTAAATGTTCCTGCCGGAAAAACCATAGAGTATAAGTTTATTAAGAAGGACAGCACCGGAAATGTAACCTGGGAAAGCGGAGCCAATCATTCCGTTACGACACCTGCTTCCGGTACCGCCACGGTAACGGTTAACTGGCAATAA